The DNA window ATGATCCCAGAAGTACCAAGTGAAATggcagcaggcagaaaaccacaCATAATCAGATGACCCTGTCGAGGAAACTCTGTTCATTTCTCCACATTTCTGGCCTTTCCCCATTTACATATGTGTTTTGACTTCACTagatataattacataaaatactTGGCACTCTTTGCTTTTCACTTCCCAGCCAAAGCACCTTCTGTCTTAGCATATGTTCTGCATGGCCATGGTACTGTGACAAGTAGTGTGTGAGACAACTCAGGACCTAGCTAAGTGACCAACAGGGGCAGAAggagtaagaaaaatatgaaaactgattactgaaacaaaaagttgaaacaatacttccttccttccttccttccttcctttctttctttctttctttctagggccacatctgcagcatatggaagttcccaggctaggggtggaattggagctgcagctgccagcctacatcacagccacagcaacatcaaatctgagccacattcccTACGTTTGActgcagtttacagcaatgccaaatccttaacccactgagcgaggccagggagcgaacccacatcctcatggatagtagccaggttcttaacctgctgagccacagtaggaactccatttCAACAAAGAAATTACTGTGTTAATTCTCAGCAAAATCCCATTTAATTTACCAATCTTTTCCAAGACGGCAGAGCTCATTGAGCATTGTTCAATGACTATTTCTCCCCATTAAAAGATCCTTTCTCAACTCTTGACCTCAGTTCTTTCCTTCCATAATATGGACTTAGCCTACTTCTTCTCAAGGAGTACATCAGAGGAGCAAAGTCTGAATGGTAAAGCGATAAGCAGTACTTTGTAAAGCCATATGCAACCACTAACATCCAACAAGATGGCTGCTCTGATAGAAAGCTTTCCCACAATCAATTATTTTATAGGTTTTCTGGCTAGTGTGTGTTTTCTGGTGTGTGATAAGGGAAGAACTCtggctgaaggctttcccacattcattacagCGATATGGTTTCTCCCCAGTGTGGGTCCTCTCATGCCGAACCAGGGAAGACCTCTGGCTGAAGGCCCTTCCACACTGGTGACACCCATAGGGGTTCTCACCAGTGTGCGTCCGCTCGTGTTGATTAAGAGAAGAACGGTCACTGAAGGCCTTTCTGCATTCATTACACTCATAGGGCTTCTCGCCTGTATGCGTCCTCTTGTGCAAGATCAGATAAGAACTCTGGCAGAAGGATTTCCCACAGTCTTTACACTCATAGGGCTTTTCCCCTGTGTGAATCCTCTGATGTTGGGTAAGAGATGAAATCCTgttgaaggctttcccacactcaCTGCACGAAtagggcttctctccagtatgagttcTCAGATGTCGAGTGAGGGTTGAGCTGTGGGTAAAGGCTCGCCCACATTCTTGACACTCATATGGTCTCTCTCCTGTGTGAATCCTCTGATGTTCACTTAGGGAGTGCCTCCGGTTGAAGACTTTCCCACACTGATGACATTCATAGGCTTTCTCCATTGTATTAATTCTGCCGTGTATGGTAAGTGTCATCTCCTGATTAAATGATTTCCAACTTTCTGCACAGGCAGATTTCCCCCTTGTTTGAACTCTTCCATGTTGAAAAGGGTGATTATTTTGGCTGAGATCCCTTCCACTTTCATTCCCTTCACAGGGTCTCTGGTCTGCATATCCCATCTGATGACAGTTTAAGAATGGATCAGATGCCAAACCCTCAATAGCTAAGTCACAGTCATGGAAATGTCTCCCTATAGAACCTCTCTGTGATAAAACAGGGTCTGAGCCGAGATTACAGTTTTCCCCAAATTCATGCCAGGCAGTAGCCTTTTCTTGAGTAAATGCCTCTATCTGGAGGTACC is part of the Sus scrofa isolate TJ Tabasco breed Duroc chromosome 2, Sscrofa11.1, whole genome shotgun sequence genome and encodes:
- the ZNF554 gene encoding LOW QUALITY PROTEIN: zinc finger protein 554 (The sequence of the model RefSeq protein was modified relative to this genomic sequence to represent the inferred CDS: substituted 1 base at 1 genomic stop codon) — protein: MLQLKSREEEGQRQNACSSSDIELRMRLICLGSVRMRLGLEDVLGCWRHLSPAETLPSHRGRGDKTRGPQRNREPRALWDLQFTASWCACALPSPSWACVRGRRPRPLPAQESACPEERMAAGCLLPWQQEVVTLEDVAVYFTVEEWELLDPAQKRLYRGVMLEICGNLASVEALRNSSPEIGIEDGTISSAQASQVTSLSPXTAYSLFRPVVSSHLEQGEAMWTMGKETLQASCSDWKTRLKSQESIYRKDVFGEEPPGTVNIIKLPREDWGDAQLEEKHEEPQGLLRQMGYLQIEAFTQEKATAWHEFGENCNLGSDPVLSQRGSIGRHFHDCDLAIEGLASDPFLNCHQMGYADQRPCEGNESGRDLSQNNHPFQHGRVQTRGKSACAESWKSFNQEMTLTIHGRINTMEKAYECHQCGKVFNRRHSLSEHQRIHTGERPYECQECGRAFTHSSTLTRHLRTHTGEKPYSCSECGKAFNRISSLTQHQRIHTGEKPYECKDCGKSFCQSSYLILHKRTHTGEKPYECNECRKAFSDRSSLNQHERTHTGENPYGCHQCGRAFSQRSSLVRHERTHTGEKPYRCNECGKAFSQSSSLITHQKTHTSQKTYKIIDCGKAFYQSSHLVGC